One genomic window of Ciona intestinalis chromosome 7, KH, whole genome shotgun sequence includes the following:
- the LOC108949614 gene encoding uncharacterized protein LOC108949614 isoform X4: protein MCFCNLEVIFTVLKHTCLDIDECATGVHNCDMYAANCYNTIGSFSCSCKSGFIGNGLVGQCRDINECFLTDFARAQNFIQPEIPNFLDLTFNQSKSIQAFCAGDLVYTLCNGDCKASCENQFCATVCTPGCACPLGYLRRSVGSVRCVQLHECVADTSGSGSGHYSGSGMDATDAHSAHDAHEPHHLFPFHEVKLLELWHCITYYVKTYPHYTEHLSTNELLDLIENAAFAHCLHFVDETNFNKIIHFDLHKYVVGNILNVFGHFSLIDHSASLIKNFSDAIPPQACASSGSSGYLPPVDYELHDDSGAGSGFLPAAPLETAAVSPFFPPIPCYNEHDISQRMVDNLFPCIVKRLQSSNQINFFTNLNKIGWFIKHDVIDWCINKSGLEYHASAVFSALTNIDGILSYLPHNVTTHSLITVFPGVEALFYPPQIDFKLFSQVMASDALTDLKNYIDESSIVEAVNQANSVMGIALGGSAVPFCADCIIETLVNTPLNTSLLDLALRNASSFGGLINVLNNQVPLNLFSTFHTCGWNTTCTNTPGNYDCSCYPGFTGNPFNGCHDINECEMNICDVNAQCNNSVGNFSCECKYGFTGDGIYCKDIDECAEGVVNRCDPDATCFNQPGSYDCICPFGTLDILGDGQYCHEKVKDCVPIIDGPSQPCDIDPNSLSCELQTDYPDKAKAVFELMIGEFTLPREIQSRGCGSFDYNFGSILPPSEVPRDIFSPGFLDPLDLIPVAPPEEDFLDDLPSLPALGDDNTLRSFLTSQLSLFRTRRDTEGVSTMGHETPAVSMAIPTHSSNKFLCNEITNTTYRTNAHMDSNHTVELFHYNGHFQWFQQTLCDPNSPCIGSLFMCVQRYVPQRAAIIIKTNGKIDVMLTDIMIESSCSPTLH, encoded by the exons ATGTGTTTCTGCAATCTTGAAGTAATTTTTACTGTGTTAAAACACACGTGTctagatattgatgaatgtgcaaCTGGGGTCCACAACTGTGACATGTATGCAGCTAATTGTTACAACACAATTGGTTCATTCTCATGTTCATGCAAGAGTGGTTTCATTGGCAATGGGTTGGTTGGTCAATGCAgag ATATAAACGAATGCTTCCTTACTGACTTTGCTCGAGCTCAAAACTTCATTCAACCTGAAATTCCAAATTTTCTTGATCTTACATTCAACCAATCAAAATCAATACAAG CATTCTGTGCTGGAGACTTGGTGTATACACTTTGCAATGGAGACTGTAAGGCTTCATGTGAAAACCAATTTTGTGCAACTGTGTGTACGCCCGGTTGTGCATGCCCACTTGGTTACTTAAGAAGAAGTGTGGGGTCGGTCCGATGTGTGCAATTA caTGAATGTGTTGCTGACACATCTGGTTCAGGATCTGGCCATTACTCAGGATCAGGGATGGATGCAACTGATGCACATAGTGCACACGATGCACATGAACCACACCACTTGTTTCCATTTCATG AAGTAAAACTCTTAGAGTTATGGCATTGCATTACATATTATGTGAAGACATATCCACATTACACTGAACACTTATCTACAAACGAATTATTGGACCTAATTGA GAATGCGGCATTTGCACACTGCTTGCATTTTGTTGATGAaacaaacttcaacaaaatTATCCATTTTGATCTTCATAAATATGTGGTGGGCAATATACTGAATGTTTTTGGGCATTTCTCTCTTATTGATCATTCAgcaagtttaattaaaaat ttttCTGATGCAATTCCTCCACAAGCTTGTGCAAGTAGTGGAA gTTCTGGATATCTTCCACCAGTTGATTATG AACTCCATGATGATTCTGGTGCTGGGTCAGGATTTTTAC CTGCAGCACCACTGGAAACTGCAGCAG TTAGTCCTTTTTTTCCACCCATACCTTGCTACAATGAACATGATATTAGTCAACGAatggttgacaatttgttCCCATGTATTGTTAAACGTCTACAAAGTAGTAACCAAATTAAC TTCTTCACAAACTTGAACAAGATTggttggtttataaaacacgaCGTTATTGATTGGTGTATTAATAAATCTGGTCTTGAATACCATGCAAGTGCTGTATTTAGCGCATTAACCAACATTGATGGAATATTATCATACCTTCCACACAATGTTACCACACATTCACTTATAACAGTATTTCCAG GAGTGGAAGCTTTATTCTACCCACCTCAGATTGATTTCAAATTGTTCTCACAAGTCATGGCATCAGATG CACTTACTgacttaaaaaattatattgatGAGTCATCAATAGTGGAAGCTGTCAATCAAGCCAACAGTGTGATGGGAATTGCTTTAGGTG GTTCTGCTGTTCCATTCTGTGCTGATTGCATAATAGAAACATTGGTCAACACTCCTCTTAATACTTCACTGTTGG ACTTAGCATTGAGAAACGCAAGTAGTTTTGGTGGATTGATCAATGTACTTAACAACCAAGTCCCTCTAAATTTGTTCAGCACATTCCATACATGTGGCTGGAATACAACTTGTACAAACACACCTGGAAATTATGACTGTTCATGCTACCCTGGATTCACTGGCAATCCTTTTAATGGCTGCCACG ACATCAACGAATGTGAAATGAACATATGTGATGTTAACGCTCAATGTAACAACTCTGTTGGCAACTTTTCATGCGAATGCAAATATGgatttactggtgatggtatTTACTGTAAAG ACATTGATGAGTGTGCTGAAGGTGTTGTGAACCGCTGTGATCCTGATGCAACCTGTTTTAACCAGCCAGGCTCCTATGATTGTATTTGCCCCTTTGGCACCTTGGATATACTTGGTGATGGACAATATTGCCATG AAAAAGTTAAAGACTGTGTTCCTATTATTGATGGGCCATCTCAACCTTGTGACATTGACCCAAATTCTCTCTCATGCGAATTACAAACAGATTATCCGGATAAAGCAAAAGCAGTCTTTGAATTAATGAT TGGTGAATTCACTCTTCCACGAGAAATCCAATCCCGCGGATGCGGTTCTTTTGATTACAACTTCGGAAGTATCCTGCCTCCATCTGAAGTCCCTCGAGACATTTTTTCTCCAGGTTTTTTGGATCCTCTGGACTTGATCCCAGTTGCTCCTCCAGAGGAGGACTTTTTGGATGACCTCCCAAGTCTTCCAGCACTTGGGGATGATAACACACTCAGAAGTTTTCTGACCAGTCAACTAAGCCTTTTCAGAACACGCAGAGATACTG AAGGTGTAAGCACCATGGGACATGAAACACCAGCAG TGTCAATGGCCATACCAACACATAGCAGCAACAAGTTTTTGTGCAATGAGATCACTAATACTACCTACAGGACAAATGCACATATGGATTCCAACCACACAGTTGAGCTTTTTCACTACAATGGGCACTTTCAGTGGTTCCAGCAAACACTATGTGATCCTAACTCCCCATGTATTGGTTCTCTTTTTAT GTGTGTACAGCGCTATGTACCCCAACGAGCTGccataattattaaaacaaacggCAAAATTGATGTCATGCTCACTGACATTATGATTGAGAGCTCATGCTCCCCAACTCTACATTAG
- the LOC108949614 gene encoding uncharacterized protein LOC108949614 isoform X2, giving the protein MYAANCYNTIGSFSCSCKSGFIGNGLVGQCRDINECFLTDFARAQNFIQPEIPNFLDLTFNQSKSIQAFCAGDLVYTLCNGDCKASCENQFCATVCTPGCACPLGYLRRSVGSVRCVQLHECVADTSGSGSGHYSGSGMDATDAHSAHDAHEPHHLFPFHEVKLLELWHCITYYVKTYPHYTEHLSTNELLDLIENAAFAHCLHFVDETNFNKIIHFDLHKYVVGNILNVFGHFSLIDHSASLIKNFSDAIPPQACASSGISRKKRQVLFSTDTGAPPAEPVSPVPFLGEEPTVDPVDIPIEHIPFSGSGYLPPVDYELHDDSGAGSGFLHYAHYAVDAAAPLETAAVSPFFPPIPCYNEHDISQRMVDNLFPCIVKRLQSSNQINFFTNLNKIGWFIKHDVIDWCINKSGLEYHASAVFSALTNIDGILSYLPHNVTTHSLITVFPGVEALFYPPQIDFKLFSQVMASDALTDLKNYIDESSIVEAVNQANSVMGIALGGSAVPFCADCIIETLVNTPLNTSLLDLALRNASSFGGLINVLNNQVPLNLFSTFHTCGWNTTCTNTPGNYDCSCYPGFTGNPFNGCHDINECEMNICDVNAQCNNSVGNFSCECKYGFTGDGIYCKDIDECAEGVVNRCDPDATCFNQPGSYDCICPFGTLDILGDGQYCHEKVKDCVPIIDGPSQPCDIDPNSLSCELQTDYPDKAKAVFELMIGEFTLPREIQSRGCGSFDYNFGSILPPSEVPRDIFSPGFLDPLDLIPVAPPEEDFLDDLPSLPALGDDNTLRSFLTSQLSLFRTRRDTEGVSTMGHETPAVSMAIPTHSSNKFLCNEITNTTYRTNAHMDSNHTVELFHYNGHFQWFQQTLCDPNSPCIGSLFMCVQRYVPQRAAIIIKTNGKIDVMLTDIMIESSCSPTLH; this is encoded by the exons ATGTATGCAGCTAATTGTTACAACACAATTGGTTCATTCTCATGTTCATGCAAGAGTGGTTTCATTGGCAATGGGTTGGTTGGTCAATGCAgag ATATAAACGAATGCTTCCTTACTGACTTTGCTCGAGCTCAAAACTTCATTCAACCTGAAATTCCAAATTTTCTTGATCTTACATTCAACCAATCAAAATCAATACAAG CATTCTGTGCTGGAGACTTGGTGTATACACTTTGCAATGGAGACTGTAAGGCTTCATGTGAAAACCAATTTTGTGCAACTGTGTGTACGCCCGGTTGTGCATGCCCACTTGGTTACTTAAGAAGAAGTGTGGGGTCGGTCCGATGTGTGCAATTA caTGAATGTGTTGCTGACACATCTGGTTCAGGATCTGGCCATTACTCAGGATCAGGGATGGATGCAACTGATGCACATAGTGCACACGATGCACATGAACCACACCACTTGTTTCCATTTCATG AAGTAAAACTCTTAGAGTTATGGCATTGCATTACATATTATGTGAAGACATATCCACATTACACTGAACACTTATCTACAAACGAATTATTGGACCTAATTGA GAATGCGGCATTTGCACACTGCTTGCATTTTGTTGATGAaacaaacttcaacaaaatTATCCATTTTGATCTTCATAAATATGTGGTGGGCAATATACTGAATGTTTTTGGGCATTTCTCTCTTATTGATCATTCAgcaagtttaattaaaaat ttttCTGATGCAATTCCTCCACAAGCTTGTGCAAGTAGTGGAA TAAGCCGCAAGAAGAGACAAGTATTATTCTCAACAGATACAG GTGCACCACCAGCAGAACCAGTGTCACCTGTACCATTTCTAGGAGAAGAACCAACAGTTGACCCTGTTGATATTCCTATCGAACATATTCCTTTTTCAG gTTCTGGATATCTTCCACCAGTTGATTATG AACTCCATGATGATTCTGGTGCTGGGTCAGGATTTTTAC attatgCCCACTATGCTGTTGATG CTGCAGCACCACTGGAAACTGCAGCAG TTAGTCCTTTTTTTCCACCCATACCTTGCTACAATGAACATGATATTAGTCAACGAatggttgacaatttgttCCCATGTATTGTTAAACGTCTACAAAGTAGTAACCAAATTAAC TTCTTCACAAACTTGAACAAGATTggttggtttataaaacacgaCGTTATTGATTGGTGTATTAATAAATCTGGTCTTGAATACCATGCAAGTGCTGTATTTAGCGCATTAACCAACATTGATGGAATATTATCATACCTTCCACACAATGTTACCACACATTCACTTATAACAGTATTTCCAG GAGTGGAAGCTTTATTCTACCCACCTCAGATTGATTTCAAATTGTTCTCACAAGTCATGGCATCAGATG CACTTACTgacttaaaaaattatattgatGAGTCATCAATAGTGGAAGCTGTCAATCAAGCCAACAGTGTGATGGGAATTGCTTTAGGTG GTTCTGCTGTTCCATTCTGTGCTGATTGCATAATAGAAACATTGGTCAACACTCCTCTTAATACTTCACTGTTGG ACTTAGCATTGAGAAACGCAAGTAGTTTTGGTGGATTGATCAATGTACTTAACAACCAAGTCCCTCTAAATTTGTTCAGCACATTCCATACATGTGGCTGGAATACAACTTGTACAAACACACCTGGAAATTATGACTGTTCATGCTACCCTGGATTCACTGGCAATCCTTTTAATGGCTGCCACG ACATCAACGAATGTGAAATGAACATATGTGATGTTAACGCTCAATGTAACAACTCTGTTGGCAACTTTTCATGCGAATGCAAATATGgatttactggtgatggtatTTACTGTAAAG ACATTGATGAGTGTGCTGAAGGTGTTGTGAACCGCTGTGATCCTGATGCAACCTGTTTTAACCAGCCAGGCTCCTATGATTGTATTTGCCCCTTTGGCACCTTGGATATACTTGGTGATGGACAATATTGCCATG AAAAAGTTAAAGACTGTGTTCCTATTATTGATGGGCCATCTCAACCTTGTGACATTGACCCAAATTCTCTCTCATGCGAATTACAAACAGATTATCCGGATAAAGCAAAAGCAGTCTTTGAATTAATGAT TGGTGAATTCACTCTTCCACGAGAAATCCAATCCCGCGGATGCGGTTCTTTTGATTACAACTTCGGAAGTATCCTGCCTCCATCTGAAGTCCCTCGAGACATTTTTTCTCCAGGTTTTTTGGATCCTCTGGACTTGATCCCAGTTGCTCCTCCAGAGGAGGACTTTTTGGATGACCTCCCAAGTCTTCCAGCACTTGGGGATGATAACACACTCAGAAGTTTTCTGACCAGTCAACTAAGCCTTTTCAGAACACGCAGAGATACTG AAGGTGTAAGCACCATGGGACATGAAACACCAGCAG TGTCAATGGCCATACCAACACATAGCAGCAACAAGTTTTTGTGCAATGAGATCACTAATACTACCTACAGGACAAATGCACATATGGATTCCAACCACACAGTTGAGCTTTTTCACTACAATGGGCACTTTCAGTGGTTCCAGCAAACACTATGTGATCCTAACTCCCCATGTATTGGTTCTCTTTTTAT GTGTGTACAGCGCTATGTACCCCAACGAGCTGccataattattaaaacaaacggCAAAATTGATGTCATGCTCACTGACATTATGATTGAGAGCTCATGCTCCCCAACTCTACATTAG
- the LOC108949614 gene encoding uncharacterized protein LOC108949614 isoform X3, with protein MCFCNLEVIFTVLKHTCLDIDECATGVHNCDMYAANCYNTIGSFSCSCKSGFIGNGLVGQCRDINECFLTDFARAQNFIQPEIPNFLDLTFNQSKSIQAFCAGDLVYTLCNGDCKASCENQFCATVCTPGCACPLGYLRRSVGSVRCVQLHECVADTSGSGSGHYSGSGMDATDAHSAHDAHEPHHLFPFHEVKLLELWHCITYYVKTYPHYTEHLSTNELLDLIENAAFAHCLHFVDETNFNKIIHFDLHKYVVGNILNVFGHFSLIDHSASLIKNFSDAIPPQACASSGSSGYLPPVDYELHDDSGAGSGFLHYAHYAVDAAAPLETAAVSPFFPPIPCYNEHDISQRMVDNLFPCIVKRLQSSNQINFFTNLNKIGWFIKHDVIDWCINKSGLEYHASAVFSALTNIDGILSYLPHNVTTHSLITVFPGVEALFYPPQIDFKLFSQVMASDALTDLKNYIDESSIVEAVNQANSVMGIALGGSAVPFCADCIIETLVNTPLNTSLLDLALRNASSFGGLINVLNNQVPLNLFSTFHTCGWNTTCTNTPGNYDCSCYPGFTGNPFNGCHDINECEMNICDVNAQCNNSVGNFSCECKYGFTGDGIYCKDIDECAEGVVNRCDPDATCFNQPGSYDCICPFGTLDILGDGQYCHEKVKDCVPIIDGPSQPCDIDPNSLSCELQTDYPDKAKAVFELMIGEFTLPREIQSRGCGSFDYNFGSILPPSEVPRDIFSPGFLDPLDLIPVAPPEEDFLDDLPSLPALGDDNTLRSFLTSQLSLFRTRRDTEGVSTMGHETPAVSMAIPTHSSNKFLCNEITNTTYRTNAHMDSNHTVELFHYNGHFQWFQQTLCDPNSPCIGSLFMCVQRYVPQRAAIIIKTNGKIDVMLTDIMIESSCSPTLH; from the exons ATGTGTTTCTGCAATCTTGAAGTAATTTTTACTGTGTTAAAACACACGTGTctagatattgatgaatgtgcaaCTGGGGTCCACAACTGTGACATGTATGCAGCTAATTGTTACAACACAATTGGTTCATTCTCATGTTCATGCAAGAGTGGTTTCATTGGCAATGGGTTGGTTGGTCAATGCAgag ATATAAACGAATGCTTCCTTACTGACTTTGCTCGAGCTCAAAACTTCATTCAACCTGAAATTCCAAATTTTCTTGATCTTACATTCAACCAATCAAAATCAATACAAG CATTCTGTGCTGGAGACTTGGTGTATACACTTTGCAATGGAGACTGTAAGGCTTCATGTGAAAACCAATTTTGTGCAACTGTGTGTACGCCCGGTTGTGCATGCCCACTTGGTTACTTAAGAAGAAGTGTGGGGTCGGTCCGATGTGTGCAATTA caTGAATGTGTTGCTGACACATCTGGTTCAGGATCTGGCCATTACTCAGGATCAGGGATGGATGCAACTGATGCACATAGTGCACACGATGCACATGAACCACACCACTTGTTTCCATTTCATG AAGTAAAACTCTTAGAGTTATGGCATTGCATTACATATTATGTGAAGACATATCCACATTACACTGAACACTTATCTACAAACGAATTATTGGACCTAATTGA GAATGCGGCATTTGCACACTGCTTGCATTTTGTTGATGAaacaaacttcaacaaaatTATCCATTTTGATCTTCATAAATATGTGGTGGGCAATATACTGAATGTTTTTGGGCATTTCTCTCTTATTGATCATTCAgcaagtttaattaaaaat ttttCTGATGCAATTCCTCCACAAGCTTGTGCAAGTAGTGGAA gTTCTGGATATCTTCCACCAGTTGATTATG AACTCCATGATGATTCTGGTGCTGGGTCAGGATTTTTAC attatgCCCACTATGCTGTTGATG CTGCAGCACCACTGGAAACTGCAGCAG TTAGTCCTTTTTTTCCACCCATACCTTGCTACAATGAACATGATATTAGTCAACGAatggttgacaatttgttCCCATGTATTGTTAAACGTCTACAAAGTAGTAACCAAATTAAC TTCTTCACAAACTTGAACAAGATTggttggtttataaaacacgaCGTTATTGATTGGTGTATTAATAAATCTGGTCTTGAATACCATGCAAGTGCTGTATTTAGCGCATTAACCAACATTGATGGAATATTATCATACCTTCCACACAATGTTACCACACATTCACTTATAACAGTATTTCCAG GAGTGGAAGCTTTATTCTACCCACCTCAGATTGATTTCAAATTGTTCTCACAAGTCATGGCATCAGATG CACTTACTgacttaaaaaattatattgatGAGTCATCAATAGTGGAAGCTGTCAATCAAGCCAACAGTGTGATGGGAATTGCTTTAGGTG GTTCTGCTGTTCCATTCTGTGCTGATTGCATAATAGAAACATTGGTCAACACTCCTCTTAATACTTCACTGTTGG ACTTAGCATTGAGAAACGCAAGTAGTTTTGGTGGATTGATCAATGTACTTAACAACCAAGTCCCTCTAAATTTGTTCAGCACATTCCATACATGTGGCTGGAATACAACTTGTACAAACACACCTGGAAATTATGACTGTTCATGCTACCCTGGATTCACTGGCAATCCTTTTAATGGCTGCCACG ACATCAACGAATGTGAAATGAACATATGTGATGTTAACGCTCAATGTAACAACTCTGTTGGCAACTTTTCATGCGAATGCAAATATGgatttactggtgatggtatTTACTGTAAAG ACATTGATGAGTGTGCTGAAGGTGTTGTGAACCGCTGTGATCCTGATGCAACCTGTTTTAACCAGCCAGGCTCCTATGATTGTATTTGCCCCTTTGGCACCTTGGATATACTTGGTGATGGACAATATTGCCATG AAAAAGTTAAAGACTGTGTTCCTATTATTGATGGGCCATCTCAACCTTGTGACATTGACCCAAATTCTCTCTCATGCGAATTACAAACAGATTATCCGGATAAAGCAAAAGCAGTCTTTGAATTAATGAT TGGTGAATTCACTCTTCCACGAGAAATCCAATCCCGCGGATGCGGTTCTTTTGATTACAACTTCGGAAGTATCCTGCCTCCATCTGAAGTCCCTCGAGACATTTTTTCTCCAGGTTTTTTGGATCCTCTGGACTTGATCCCAGTTGCTCCTCCAGAGGAGGACTTTTTGGATGACCTCCCAAGTCTTCCAGCACTTGGGGATGATAACACACTCAGAAGTTTTCTGACCAGTCAACTAAGCCTTTTCAGAACACGCAGAGATACTG AAGGTGTAAGCACCATGGGACATGAAACACCAGCAG TGTCAATGGCCATACCAACACATAGCAGCAACAAGTTTTTGTGCAATGAGATCACTAATACTACCTACAGGACAAATGCACATATGGATTCCAACCACACAGTTGAGCTTTTTCACTACAATGGGCACTTTCAGTGGTTCCAGCAAACACTATGTGATCCTAACTCCCCATGTATTGGTTCTCTTTTTAT GTGTGTACAGCGCTATGTACCCCAACGAGCTGccataattattaaaacaaacggCAAAATTGATGTCATGCTCACTGACATTATGATTGAGAGCTCATGCTCCCCAACTCTACATTAG
- the LOC108949614 gene encoding uncharacterized protein LOC108949614 isoform X1, which yields MCFCNLEVIFTVLKHTCLDIDECATGVHNCDMYAANCYNTIGSFSCSCKSGFIGNGLVGQCRDINECFLTDFARAQNFIQPEIPNFLDLTFNQSKSIQAFCAGDLVYTLCNGDCKASCENQFCATVCTPGCACPLGYLRRSVGSVRCVQLHECVADTSGSGSGHYSGSGMDATDAHSAHDAHEPHHLFPFHEVKLLELWHCITYYVKTYPHYTEHLSTNELLDLIENAAFAHCLHFVDETNFNKIIHFDLHKYVVGNILNVFGHFSLIDHSASLIKNFSDAIPPQACASSGISRKKRQVLFSTDTGAPPAEPVSPVPFLGEEPTVDPVDIPIEHIPFSGSGYLPPVDYELHDDSGAGSGFLHYAHYAVDAAAPLETAAVSPFFPPIPCYNEHDISQRMVDNLFPCIVKRLQSSNQINFFTNLNKIGWFIKHDVIDWCINKSGLEYHASAVFSALTNIDGILSYLPHNVTTHSLITVFPGVEALFYPPQIDFKLFSQVMASDALTDLKNYIDESSIVEAVNQANSVMGIALGGSAVPFCADCIIETLVNTPLNTSLLDLALRNASSFGGLINVLNNQVPLNLFSTFHTCGWNTTCTNTPGNYDCSCYPGFTGNPFNGCHDINECEMNICDVNAQCNNSVGNFSCECKYGFTGDGIYCKDIDECAEGVVNRCDPDATCFNQPGSYDCICPFGTLDILGDGQYCHEKVKDCVPIIDGPSQPCDIDPNSLSCELQTDYPDKAKAVFELMIGEFTLPREIQSRGCGSFDYNFGSILPPSEVPRDIFSPGFLDPLDLIPVAPPEEDFLDDLPSLPALGDDNTLRSFLTSQLSLFRTRRDTEGVSTMGHETPAVSMAIPTHSSNKFLCNEITNTTYRTNAHMDSNHTVELFHYNGHFQWFQQTLCDPNSPCIGSLFMCVQRYVPQRAAIIIKTNGKIDVMLTDIMIESSCSPTLH from the exons ATGTGTTTCTGCAATCTTGAAGTAATTTTTACTGTGTTAAAACACACGTGTctagatattgatgaatgtgcaaCTGGGGTCCACAACTGTGACATGTATGCAGCTAATTGTTACAACACAATTGGTTCATTCTCATGTTCATGCAAGAGTGGTTTCATTGGCAATGGGTTGGTTGGTCAATGCAgag ATATAAACGAATGCTTCCTTACTGACTTTGCTCGAGCTCAAAACTTCATTCAACCTGAAATTCCAAATTTTCTTGATCTTACATTCAACCAATCAAAATCAATACAAG CATTCTGTGCTGGAGACTTGGTGTATACACTTTGCAATGGAGACTGTAAGGCTTCATGTGAAAACCAATTTTGTGCAACTGTGTGTACGCCCGGTTGTGCATGCCCACTTGGTTACTTAAGAAGAAGTGTGGGGTCGGTCCGATGTGTGCAATTA caTGAATGTGTTGCTGACACATCTGGTTCAGGATCTGGCCATTACTCAGGATCAGGGATGGATGCAACTGATGCACATAGTGCACACGATGCACATGAACCACACCACTTGTTTCCATTTCATG AAGTAAAACTCTTAGAGTTATGGCATTGCATTACATATTATGTGAAGACATATCCACATTACACTGAACACTTATCTACAAACGAATTATTGGACCTAATTGA GAATGCGGCATTTGCACACTGCTTGCATTTTGTTGATGAaacaaacttcaacaaaatTATCCATTTTGATCTTCATAAATATGTGGTGGGCAATATACTGAATGTTTTTGGGCATTTCTCTCTTATTGATCATTCAgcaagtttaattaaaaat ttttCTGATGCAATTCCTCCACAAGCTTGTGCAAGTAGTGGAA TAAGCCGCAAGAAGAGACAAGTATTATTCTCAACAGATACAG GTGCACCACCAGCAGAACCAGTGTCACCTGTACCATTTCTAGGAGAAGAACCAACAGTTGACCCTGTTGATATTCCTATCGAACATATTCCTTTTTCAG gTTCTGGATATCTTCCACCAGTTGATTATG AACTCCATGATGATTCTGGTGCTGGGTCAGGATTTTTAC attatgCCCACTATGCTGTTGATG CTGCAGCACCACTGGAAACTGCAGCAG TTAGTCCTTTTTTTCCACCCATACCTTGCTACAATGAACATGATATTAGTCAACGAatggttgacaatttgttCCCATGTATTGTTAAACGTCTACAAAGTAGTAACCAAATTAAC TTCTTCACAAACTTGAACAAGATTggttggtttataaaacacgaCGTTATTGATTGGTGTATTAATAAATCTGGTCTTGAATACCATGCAAGTGCTGTATTTAGCGCATTAACCAACATTGATGGAATATTATCATACCTTCCACACAATGTTACCACACATTCACTTATAACAGTATTTCCAG GAGTGGAAGCTTTATTCTACCCACCTCAGATTGATTTCAAATTGTTCTCACAAGTCATGGCATCAGATG CACTTACTgacttaaaaaattatattgatGAGTCATCAATAGTGGAAGCTGTCAATCAAGCCAACAGTGTGATGGGAATTGCTTTAGGTG GTTCTGCTGTTCCATTCTGTGCTGATTGCATAATAGAAACATTGGTCAACACTCCTCTTAATACTTCACTGTTGG ACTTAGCATTGAGAAACGCAAGTAGTTTTGGTGGATTGATCAATGTACTTAACAACCAAGTCCCTCTAAATTTGTTCAGCACATTCCATACATGTGGCTGGAATACAACTTGTACAAACACACCTGGAAATTATGACTGTTCATGCTACCCTGGATTCACTGGCAATCCTTTTAATGGCTGCCACG ACATCAACGAATGTGAAATGAACATATGTGATGTTAACGCTCAATGTAACAACTCTGTTGGCAACTTTTCATGCGAATGCAAATATGgatttactggtgatggtatTTACTGTAAAG ACATTGATGAGTGTGCTGAAGGTGTTGTGAACCGCTGTGATCCTGATGCAACCTGTTTTAACCAGCCAGGCTCCTATGATTGTATTTGCCCCTTTGGCACCTTGGATATACTTGGTGATGGACAATATTGCCATG AAAAAGTTAAAGACTGTGTTCCTATTATTGATGGGCCATCTCAACCTTGTGACATTGACCCAAATTCTCTCTCATGCGAATTACAAACAGATTATCCGGATAAAGCAAAAGCAGTCTTTGAATTAATGAT TGGTGAATTCACTCTTCCACGAGAAATCCAATCCCGCGGATGCGGTTCTTTTGATTACAACTTCGGAAGTATCCTGCCTCCATCTGAAGTCCCTCGAGACATTTTTTCTCCAGGTTTTTTGGATCCTCTGGACTTGATCCCAGTTGCTCCTCCAGAGGAGGACTTTTTGGATGACCTCCCAAGTCTTCCAGCACTTGGGGATGATAACACACTCAGAAGTTTTCTGACCAGTCAACTAAGCCTTTTCAGAACACGCAGAGATACTG AAGGTGTAAGCACCATGGGACATGAAACACCAGCAG TGTCAATGGCCATACCAACACATAGCAGCAACAAGTTTTTGTGCAATGAGATCACTAATACTACCTACAGGACAAATGCACATATGGATTCCAACCACACAGTTGAGCTTTTTCACTACAATGGGCACTTTCAGTGGTTCCAGCAAACACTATGTGATCCTAACTCCCCATGTATTGGTTCTCTTTTTAT GTGTGTACAGCGCTATGTACCCCAACGAGCTGccataattattaaaacaaacggCAAAATTGATGTCATGCTCACTGACATTATGATTGAGAGCTCATGCTCCCCAACTCTACATTAG